A window of the Drosophila gunungcola strain Sukarami chromosome X unlocalized genomic scaffold, Dgunungcola_SK_2 000043F, whole genome shotgun sequence genome harbors these coding sequences:
- the LOC128260867 gene encoding protein singles bar gives MFRELFIEPHPQPQTTKRCISICISICIPRTEISRNQTMASFGVRGMGQPLGIRICCCRICTCINFGFVLSRIGLLKLMQLGLAMLCEGLLIRYGVPYADSIGQALTSFLATTGHCFTTTGILLLCYAFSDKSYSLIRQSLFETLFNGLASCMYFSSSSYMGFACVVWLHPQFLVRPGFWAYPAMTACYYMGYAAGILHALDAYLAFRHFRGAR, from the exons ATGTTTCGGGAGTTATTTATAGAACCGCATCCTCAGCCACAGACAACAAAGCGGTGCATCAGCATCTGCATCAGCATCTGCATCCCTAGAACGGAGATCAGTCGAAATCAGACCATGGCCTCGTTTGGAGTTCGGGGAATGGGCCAGCCGCTGGGCATCCGGATCTGCTGCTGCCGCATCTGCACCTGCATCAACTTCGGGTTCGTTCTGTCGCGGATCGGGCTCTTGAAGCTGATGCAGCTGGGCCTGGCCATGCTCTGCGAGGGACTGCTCATCCGGTACGGCGTGCCCTATGCCGACTCCATTGGCCAAGCCCTGACCAGCTTCCTGGCCACCACGGGTCACTGTTTCACCACCACCGGCATCCTGCTGCTCTGCTACGCCTTCTCCGACAAATCCTACAGCCTCATCCGCCAGTCCCTCTTT GAAACCTTGTTCAACGGCCTCGCCAGCTGCATGTACTTCAGTTCGTCGAGTTACATGGGATTCGCCTGCGTGGTGTGGCTGCATCCACAGTTCCTGGTGCGACCTGGATTCTGGGCATATCCAGCCATGACTGCCTGCTAT TACATGGGCTATGCGGCGGGCATTCTGCATGCCCTTGATGCCTACTTGGCATTCCGGCACTTTCGAGGAGCACGCTAA
- the LOC128260890 gene encoding uncharacterized protein LOC128260890, whose translation MVKAREDEERNLAMGSFGIKDEEDVERAPFSEEVNNESSAERAVDSVQESVADPPLPCQEQTPELSGKEPEKDKHSPIPEGLAPALEDSASFLEEGNNESSAKRAVDSVKESVADPPLNSQEQTPELTGKEPEKENHSPNPEVSAPAPEDSAPFLEEVNDESSVERGESGADSPLSSTPFLEEEKNESFAERAVESVKESVGDPHLTSQEQTTELSDKEPEKENHSPNPEGSAPAPAPEDSAPLLEEVNNESSAEREESGADPPLSSAPFLEEGNNESFAESAVDSVKESVGEVPLTSQEQTPELTGKEPEKENHSPNPEGSAPAPEDSAPFLEEVNNESSAERGESGADSPLSSTPFLEEGNNESSAERAVESVNESVGEPSLTSEEQTPELSGKEPEKENHSPNPDGSAPAHEDSDSEIKSLESKEEEENDNKDDDDIRTGSLQGSIAEQSTSEDLESQEEDEIKKSTCSRPDLVKGSLAVQSFEDSHRETEHSQNEEEDKSDEEIGSKAEPSTSKDLDREFSYSDSEKQSNGESDQSAEDSNRDLNEEERVPRKSEKKEYTVTARPCQGVESQSDSESEQSAEDSNRDLNEEERVPRKSEKKEYTVTARPCQGVESQSDSESEQSAEDSNRDLNEEERVPRKSEKKEYTIAARPWQGVESQSDSEAEPSTSKDFDRESSDSESEKQSDGESEDSNRDLNQEERALRNWPANQASDSESEQPTYAEPILVGYPNLSTQQVIELRGYIGSGRFEGLQEFDSDSEDSTIKFELPNSQPSDSDNEEGEPNPDVSVDLLDTQHSENLNFFSESEEEEPDQVDDNYKSTEAPLETRRVVESEEDTEDEDSEEEEQPCSPESEEEKPDQIDDYYQSTEAPLETEGVVESEENTEDEDSEKEEQPCFPESEEEEPDQIDDNNKSAEAPLETEGVAESEEDTEDEESEEEEQQPFSPQDRHTDTDTGTDSDSDPEDKPEPSSSEENNVEQRQNPKGGGEDNDEDQGSTSHEDRGQGPDSEEANDSTSDYQEEEGAPTFQENDTPSESESDSGISLGSDTTALQQTARKRKSPYSWEERSKAKYRKIDQIVSQEKRNNLLCWIQQKQDLYYQNNLRQEQQQQQKQLEKDLNTLPQRKCELMQNDMVSIPVANLNGGLKAAGSGSGVGVAATGGVVSSAVLANAPRVYLTPSSTFMANRQATAGMVAATGKLSGSMVGGGSGGSTMVGGTSSAAGTVRYFSQFSKVQTAGGPSLQRKLVNGDTIVLANGNKGLFLTSSSSSSDRATALSTIAANGNCSLQAKTELLEEEDMQPGTVIQDDEEEDEMEVDGDGNGDSDKDEDDDDDDEKSKPSAPQDQPLALTTTSAEGNASDDEPELDIVINNVVCSFSVGCHLKLREIALQGSNVEYRRENGMVTMKLRHPYTTASIWSSGRITCTGATSESMAKVAARRYARCLGKLGFPTRFQNFRIVNVLGTCSMPWAIKIVNFSERHRENASYEPELHPGVTYKMRDPDPKATLKIFSTGSVTVTAASVSHVESAIQHIYPLVFEFRKQRSPEELQHLRQKQRQQTGGADPNELESQVVSENKVAAQDNIFINTTAAHTKPSPGDNTPATSGIMSSTIDSTERLKQLESYHQMMQRTQVERRHIPFQGEKVASASTSAAAAKSSGDNICANARRRATECWATKLQNKRPRYNDPGTTGSVNASGTAATSSSSSSASVSASASVAFNVASSSLGSNQSAYLRNPLKTAALANARMRGAKVPTGMVLKPGTRIAPTSGFLHQQHQQHQQLQQQQQQQKMMRQTSFSPSDFQVDDLIEEEERNELDLLQY comes from the exons ATGGTAAAAGCAAGAGAAGACGAAGAAAGGAACCTAGCGATGGGGAGTTT CGGCATAAAGGACGAAGAAGACGTTGAGAGGGCTCCTTTCTCAGAAGAAGTAAACAACGAATCTTCTGCAGAAAGAGCTGTAGACTCTGTTCAAGAATCAGTGGCAGATCCACCTCTCCCTTGTCAAGAACAAACCCCTGAATTATCTGGCAAGGAACCGGAAAAGGATAAGCATTCCCCAATTCCTGAAGGATTAGCACCAGCACTTGAAGATTCGGCTTCTTTCTTAGAAGAAGGAAATAACGAATCTTCTGCTAAAAGAGCCGTAGACTCTGTTAAAGAATCTGTTGCAGATCCACCTCTCAATTCTCAAGAACAAACACCTGAATTAACTGGCAAAGAACCGGAAAAGGAGAATCATTCCCCAAATCCTGAAGTATCAGCACCAGCACCTGAAGATTCGGCTCCTTTCTTAGAAGAAGTAAACGACGAATCTTCTGTAGAAAGAGGAGAATCAGGCGCAGATTCACCTCTCTCCTCGACTCCTTTCttagaagaagaaaaaaacgaaTCTTTTGCTGAAAGAGCCGTAGAATCTGTTAAAGAATCAGTCGGAGATCCACATCTCACTTCTCAAGAACAAACAACTGAATTATCTGACAAAGAACCGGAAAAGGAGAATCATTCCCCAAATCCTGAAGGatcagcaccagcaccagcacctgAAGATTCGGCTCCTTTATTAGAAGAAGTAAACAACGAATCTTCTGCAGAAAGAGAAGAGTCAGGCGCAGATCCACCTCTCTCTTCGGCTCCTTTCTTAGAAGAAGGAAACAACGAATCTTTTGCTGAAAGTGCCGTAGACTCTGTTAAAGAATCAGTCGGAGAAGTACCTCTCACTTCTCAAGAACAAACACCTGAATTAACTGGCAAAGAACCGGAAAAGGAGAATCATTCCCCAAATCCTGAAGGATCAGCACCAGCACCTGAAGATTCGGCTCCTTTCTTAGAAGAAGTGAACAACGAATCTTCTGCAGAAAGGGGAGAATCAGGCGCAGATTCACCTCTCTCTTCGACTCCTTTCTTAGAAGAAGGAAACAACGAATCTTCTGCTGAAAGAGCCGTAGAATCTGTTAACGAATCAGTCGGAGAACCATCTCTCACTTCTGAGGAACAAACACCTGAATTATCTGGTAAAGAACCGGAAAAGGAGAATCATTCCCCAAATCCTGACGGTTCAGCACCAGCACATGAAGATTCGGACAGTGAAATCAAGTCTCTAGAATCCAAAGAAGAGGAAGAGAATGATAATAAGGACGACGATGATATTCGCACAGGATCGTTGCAGGGATCTATAGCTGAACAATCAACTTCCGAAGATTTAGAGTCTCAAGAAGAGGACGAGATTAAAAAATCGACCTGTTCACGCCCTGACCTTGTAAAGGGTTCTCTAGCTGTACAATCATTTGAAGATTCACACCGTGAAACCGAACATTCACAGAACGAAGAAGAGGATAAAAGTGACGAAGAAATTGGATCGAAAGCTGAACCATCAACATCCAAAGATTTAGACCGTGAATTCTCATACTCAGATTCCGAAAAACAAAGTAACGGAGAATCTGACCAATCAGCTGAAGATTCAAACCGTGATCTGAATGAAGAAGAGCGAGTCCCCAGGAAGTCTGAAAAAAAGGAGTATACTGTAACAGCGCGCCCTTGTCAAGGAGTCGAATCGCAAAGTGACTCAGAATCTGAACAATCAGCTGAAGATTCAAACCGTGATCTGAATGAAGAAGAGCGAGTCCCCAGGAAGTCTGAAAAAAAGGAGTATACTGTAACAGCGCGCCCTTGTCAAGGAGTCGAATCGCAAAGTGACTCAGAATCTGAACAATCAGCTGAAGATTCAAACCGTGATCTGAATGAAGAAGAGCGAGTCCCCAGGAAGTCTGAAAAAAAGGAGTATACTATAGCAGCGCGCCCTTGGCAAGGAGTCGAATCGCAAAGTGACTCGGAAGCTGAACCATCAACATCCAAAGATTTTGACCGTGAATCCTCAGATTCAGAATCCGAAAAACAAAGTGACGGAGAATCTGAAGATTCAAACCGTGATTTGAACCAAGAAGAGCGAGCGCTCAGGAATTGGCCCGCCAATCAAGCAAGTGACTCAGAATCTGAACAACCAACATATGCAGAACCAATCCTTGTTGGATACCCAAACTTATCCACTCAGCAAGTAATTGAACTCAGGGGTTATATCGGATCGGGCCGCTTTGAAGGACTACAAGAATTTGATTCTGATAGTGAAGATTCTACTATCAAATTCGAGCTACCAAATTCGCAACCATCAGATTCAGATAACGAGGAAGGGGAACCAAACCCTGATGTTTCAGTAGATCTTTTAGACACACAGCActcagaaaatttaaattttttctcagAATCCGAAGAAGAGGAGCCTGATCAAGTAGACGATAATTATAAATCCACAGAAGCGCCTTTAGAAACTAGGAGAGTTGTGGAGTCAGAAGAAGATACTGAAGACGAAGATTCAGAGGAAGAAGAACAGCCTTGTTCTCCAGAATCCGAAGAAGAGAAGCCTGATCAAATAGACGATTACTATCAATCCACAGAAGCGCCTTTAGAAACTGAGGGAGTTGTGGAATCAGAAGAAAATACTGAGGACGAAGATTCAGAGAAGGAAGAACAGCCTTGTTTTCCAGAATCCGAAGAAGAGGAGCCTGATCAAATAGACGATAATAATAAATCAGCAGAAGCACCTTTAGAAACTGAGGGAGTTGCGGAATCAGAAGAAGATACCGAGGACGAAGAATCAGAGGAAGAAGAACAGCAGCCTTTTTCGCCACAAGATCGTCACACAGATACCGATACCGGTACTGACTCGGATTCCGATCCAGAGGATAAACCCGAACCTTCTAGTTCTGAGGAAAACAACGTAGAGCAACGCCAAAATCCTAAGGGCGGCGGAGAAGACAACGACGAAGACCAAGGTTCAACTTCTCACGAGGACAGAGGTCAAGGTCCAGATTCTGAGGAAGCTAACGATTCCACATCTGACTACCAGGAGGAGGAAGGAGCTCCAACTTTTCAAGAGAACGATACCCCATCGGAGTCTGAATCAGATTCGGGTATATCATTAGGTTCAGATACTACTGCCTTACAACAAACTGCACGCAAAAGAAAATCACCATATTCCTGGGAGGAGCGCAGCAAAGCTAAGTACAGGAAAATCGATCAAATAGTCAGTCAGGAAAAGCGGAACAATCTACTTTGCTGGATTCAACAGAAGCAGGACTTGTATTATCAGAACAATCTAaggcaggagcagcagcagcagcagaagcagctgGAGAAGGACCTCAACACGCTGCCGCAGCGCAAGTGCGAGCTGATGCAAAACGATATGGTCAGCATACCGGTGGCCAACTTGAACGGCGGCCTTAAGGCGGCCGGCAGCGGATCCGGAGTGGGTGTGGCGGCCACGGGCGGCGTCGTCTCCTCGGCGGTGCTGGCTAATGCGCCACGAGTCTACCTGACGCCCTCCTCCACCTTCATGGCCAATCGTCAGGCGACGGCTGGCATGGTGGCGGCCACGGGGAAGCTCAGCGGATCGATGGtaggcggcggcagcggcggctcAACAATGGTAGGCGGCACCTCATCCGCCGCCGGCACCGTTCGCTACTTTTCGCAATTCAGCAAAGTGCAAACGGCCGGCGGACCCAGTCTGCAGCGAAAGCTGGTCAACGGCGACACCATTGTGCTGGCCAACGGCAACAAGGGCCTGTTCctcaccagcagcagcagcagcagcgacaggGCCACGGCGCTGTCCACTATTGCCGCCAATGGCAATTGTTCGCTCCAGGCCAAAACGGAGCTgttggaggaggaggacatGCAGCCGGGAACTGTGATCcaggacgacgaggaggaggacgagatGGAGGTGGATGGGGATGGGAATGGGGATTCCGACAAGGACgaggacgatgacgatgacgatgagaAGAGCAAACCCAGTGCACCACAGGATCAGCCCCTGGCACTGACCACCACCTCCGCGGAAGGCAACGCCTCCGATGATGAACCCGAACTGGACATTGTGATCAACAATGTGGTTTGCTCGTTCAGCGTGGGCTGCCACCTGAAGTTGCGTGAAATTGCCCTTCAGGGCTCGAATGTGGAGTATCGTCGCGAGAACGGAATGGTGACCATGAAGCTGCGCCATCCCTACACCACGGCCTCGATTTGGTCGTCGGGCAGGATCACCTGCACGGGTGCCACCTCCGAGTCAATG GCCAAAGTTGCGGCTCGTCGCTATGCCAGATGCCTGGGCAAGCTTGGGTTTCCCACTCGTTTCCAGAACTTCCGCATTGTCAATGTTCTGGGCACCTGCAGCATGCCGTGGGCCATCAAGATAGTCAACTTCTCGGAGCGTCATCGCGAGAATGCCAGCTACGAGCCGGAGTTGCACCCCGGTGTGACCTACAAGATGCGCGATCCCGATCCAAAGGCCACCCTCAAGATCTTCTCCACCGGCAGCGTAACCGTCACGG CGGCCAGCGTAAGCCATGTGGAGTCGGCCATCCAGCACATTTACCCGCTGGTTTTCGAGTTCCGCAAGCAGCGTTCGCCGGAGGAGCTGCAGCACCTGCGCCAAAAGCAAAGACAGCAGACCGGTGGCGCCGATCCCAACGAGCTGGAGAGCCAGGTCGTCTCCGAGAACAAGGTGGCGGCCCAGGATAATATCTTTATTAACACAACGGCGGCGCACACGAAGCCGTCGCCGGGTGACAATACTCCGGCCACCTCGGGCATCATGTCCAGCACTATTGATAGCACGGAGCGCCTTAAGCAGTTGGAGAGCTACCACCAGATGATGCAGCGTACGCAGGTGGAGCGCCGCCACATACCCTTCCAGGGTGAGAAGGTCGCCTCCGCCTCCACCTCGGCAGCAGCCGCCAAATCCTCGGGGGATAATATCTGTGCCAATGCCCGTCGCCGGGCCACCGAATGCTGGGCCACCAAGCTGCAGAACAAGCGTCCGCGTTACAATGATCCCGGCACTACGGGCAGCGTTAATGCCTCGGGCACTGCTGCCACCtcctcgtcgtcatcatcagcCTCAGTCTCAGCCTCAGCCTCAGTCGCCTTCAATGTTGCCTCATCCTCGTTGGGCAGCAACCAGTCGGCATACCTGCGTAATCCTCTCAAGACGGCCGCCTTGGCCAATGCCCGTATGCGCGGGGCCAAGGTGCCAACGGGCATGGTGCTCAAGCCGGGCACACGGATTGCACCCACCAGTGGCTTCCTGcaccagcagcatcagcaacatcagcagctgcagcagcagcagcaacaacagaagATGATGCGCCAGACCAGCTTCTCGCCCAGCGATTTCCAGGTGGACGACTTGATCGAGGAGGAGGAAAGGAACGAGTTGGACCTGCTCCAGTATTAA
- the LOC128260896 gene encoding LOW QUALITY PROTEIN: uncharacterized protein LOC128260896 (The sequence of the model RefSeq protein was modified relative to this genomic sequence to represent the inferred CDS: inserted 2 bases in 2 codons): protein MLSATHTLFFVRFCGAARVLSQQQTRNKXSKTVEVYRDASXNLSFDVVAVRCSSCCFCYVSAFPRIFVCIYIHVYIYAYMTSEKIHPGRS, encoded by the exons ATGCTCTCCGCCACACACACGTTGTTCTTCGTTCGCTTTTGTGGCGCCGCGCGAGTTTTGTCGCAGCAGCAAACACGcaata gttcaaaaacAGTTGAAGTATACCGCGACGCGA AAAATCTTTCCTTCGACGTCGTCGCTGTTCGTTGTagtagttgttgtttttgttatgtgTCTGCTTTTCCGCGAATTTTCGTGTGCATTTATATacatgtgtatatatatgcatatatgaCAAGCGaaaag atACACCCAGGAAGGagctga
- the LOC128260893 gene encoding mitoguardin produces the protein MQRLMPASWTSGGSLLPFRVSTTTKVVLFSLTAGVALMSVLSRFLRRRKPPRPPRRARKYTGRRNRNSMRSPNDLISIAGSKASARSGSPVGSTLAYSDRLSMASGSIGVGVLGVQNAAPGGGGGGGGAGSVVTQLTAQQLGMMGMEALDTVINFWEDALAAHYSPGGLPALMTTAEDSEFCREIQNLLEMAYTLQEQSELLFLDQRSVLFREEHSIDEADEEVDDDRRSRKSGSVLSRAGSDPNFDSAESFASALDQVADLREFDGFIETSYEEYPLFQTALKHHDEYTVPCRTIRAELMHCSTDTEYLAKLHCVRLAFQFLFKDPAVGQWICDAGRQILTDLLCLGDKDTKEFLVGYEDMVNYLHDSSNWPCIQMELEQRNVKAMTFYDICLDFIILDSFKDLDAPPASVTAVVQNRWLSNGFKETALTTAVWSVLKAKKRMLKFPNGFMSHFYVISEQISPLMAWGFFGPNENLRDICHYFREQLLAFLGDIFSFQKSRFTTIEEFSQDVLQHMQTRVNNIGVKFSQ, from the exons ATGCAACGCCTCATGCCGGCCTCCTGGACCAGTGGCGGCAGCCTGCTGCCCTTCCGCGTTTCCACCACCACAAAG GTCGTCCTCTTCTCGCTGACCGCCGGCGTAGCCCTGATGAGCGTCCTATCCCGCTTCCTGCGGCGCCGGAAGCCACCGCGTCCGCCTCGAAGGGCCAGGAAGTACACGGGCCGGAGGAACCGCAACAGCATGCGCAGCCCCAACGACCTCATCTCGATAGCCGGGTCCAAGGCCTCGGCGAGATCGGGCAGTCCGGTGGGCTCCACGCTGGCCTACTCGGACCGCCTGTCCATGGCCTCCGGTTCGATTGGCGTCGGCGTCTTGGGCGTACAAAATGCCGCGCctggcggtggcggcggcggcggcggcgccGGCTCGGTGGTCACCCAACTGACGGCCCAACAGCTGGGCATGATGGGCATGGAGGCGCTGGACACGGTGATCAATTTCTGGGAGGATGCCTTGGCGGCACACTACTCGCCCGGCGGCCTGCCCGCCCTGATGACCACGGCGGAGGACTCGGAGTTCTGCCGCGAGATCCAGAACCTGCTGGAGATGGCCTACACACTGCAGGAGCAGAGTGAACTACTCTTCCTGGACCAGCGCTCGGTGCTGTTCCGCGAGGAGCACTCCATTGACGAGGCCGACGAGGAAGTGGACGACGATCGGCGGTCCCGCAAGTCCGGCAGTGTCCTGAGCCGAGCTGGTTCCGATCCCAACTTTGATTCGGCGGAAAGCTTTGCCTCCGCTTTGGACCAGGTGGCGGATCTGCGGGAGTTCGACGGGTTCATCGAGACCTCGTATGAGGAGTATCCGCTCTTCCAGACTGCGCTCAAGCATCACGATGAGTACACGGTGCCGTGCCGCACTATTCGGGCGGAGCTGATGCACTGCAGCACCGACACCGAATATCTGGCCAAGCTGCACTGTGTTCGGCTGGCCTTTCAGTTCCTGTTCAAGGATCCGGCTGTGGGCCAGTGGATCTGCGATGCCGGCCGTCAGATCCTAACCGATCTGCTTTGCCTGGGCGACAAGGACACCAAGGAGTTCCTCGTCGGCTACGAGGACATGGTCAACTATCTGCACGACAGCAGCAACTGGCCGTGCATCCAAATGGAGCTGGAGCAGCGCAATGTCAAGGCGATGACCTTCTACGACATCTGCCTGGACTTTATCATCCTGGATTCGTTCAAGGACCTAGATGCGCCGCCGGCCAGCGTCACGGCAGTGGTGCAAAACCGCTGGCTGTCCAACGGATTCAAGGAGACG GCTCTCACCACGGCCGTCTGGTCGGTGCTGAAGGCGAAGAAGCGCATGCTGAAGTTTCCCAACGGATTCATGTCGCACTTCTACGTGATATCCGAGCAGATATCGCCGCTGATGGCATGGGGCTTCTTCGGACCCAACGAGAACCTGCGCGACATCTGCCACTACTTCAGGGAGCAGCTGCTCGCCTTCCTGGGCGACATCTTCAGCTTCCAGAAGAGCCGCTTCACCACCATCGAGGAGTTCTCGCAGGATGTCCTGCAGCACATGCAGACGCGTGTCAACAACATTGGCGTCAAATTTAGCCAGTAG
- the LOC128260866 gene encoding anoctamin-10: MSEDAKSPGPRTRNIIENQLFRRQRSLKLEALQRQRTLDSGEGVDGLGLDSEPFDKTHIVIIFTEKAKLRHCQDVEKIIQEFGIQTTLEIVGKTEKYLYLSASVDTLLRLADAAELEKMTTTNSMQKFNHGCISDFLLPGMGKDQILRYCEIPVLIKDVIQDGIKSYLQKGYIEDLFPLHDILYLERFNWNLKRTKLPIEDIRNYFGSSIGLYFGFIEFYTKALVFPSVFGILQCVFDLNISLVCSFNVVWTTIFLELWKRRCAGYSYRWGTIEMSSLDKPRSAYTGQMKPDPITGKMTLHYPMRYTYLQMYCISYPVVLGCVVAAGWFALYQFQIEAEVLADFGPESWLLYIPVIVQSVLIAIFSWAYEKLATFLTNLENHRTRSQYDRHRVNKLMLFEIVNNFFSQFYIAFVLQDLRQLKYQLMMQLLVFQLLCIAQEIGIPLLAVLRQKYAEFRHREVAEEKLRSISDLPRYEQSFYESGLDEYHSTYEDYLQVCIQFGYVVLFAAVAPFAAIGALLNNVFAVHIDMWKLCNIFKRPFARRAKNIGAWQLAFELLSVMSLLSNCGLLFLQPNVKDFFSHWLPSVPDLSFVIFEHLLLGLKFLIHKVIHERPRWVRIGLLKADYETSQALKQLKKFKAEANKMA, from the exons ATGTCCGAAGATGCCAAAA GTCCAGGACCACGTACGCGGAACATCATCGAGAACCAGCTGTTCCGCCGGCAGCGCAGTCTGAAATTGGAGGCACTGCAGCGCCAACGGACCTTGGATTCCGGCGAGGGCGTGGATGGGCTCGGCCTAGACTCGGAACCCTTCGACAAG ACGCACATCGTCATCATCTTCACGGAAAAGGCCAAGCTGCGACACTGCCAGGATGTGGAGAAAATCATCCAGGAGTTTGGCATCCAGACCACGCTGGAGATCGTGGG AAAAACCGAAAAGTACCTGTATCTTTCGGCCAGCGTGGATACCTTGCTGCGTTTGGCCGATGCCGCCGAGCTGGAGAAGATGACCACCACGAACAGCATGCAGAAGTTCAACCACGGCTGCATCTCGGATTTCCTGCTGCCGGGCATGGGCAAGGATCAAATCCTGCGCTACTGCGAGATACCTGTCCTGATCAAGGATGTGATCCAGGATGGCATTAAGTCATATCTGCAAAAGGGCTACATCGAGGATTTGTTTCCCCTGCACGATATc CTGTACCTGGAACGCTTCAATTGGAACCTGAAACGCACCAAGCTGCCCATCGAGGACATCCGCAACTACTTTGGTTCCAGCATAGGCCTTTACTTCGGCTTCATCGAGTTCTACACAAAGGCTCTGGTGTTTCCCTCTGTTTTCGGTATTCTACAATGCGTATTCGACCTGAATATCTCGCTGGTCTGCAGCTTCAATGTGGTATGGACCACG aTCTTTCTGGAGCTGTGGAAGCGCAGGTGCGCCGGCTACTCTTACCGCTGGGGCACCATCGAGATGAGCAGCCTGGACAAACCGCGTTCCGCCTACACGGGCCAGATGAAACCGGATCCCATTACGGGCAAAATGACGCTCCACTATCCGATGCGCTACACGTACCTGCAGATGTACTGCATCTCGTATCCAGTGGTCCTGGGTTGCGTGGTGGCCGCGGGCTGGTTTGCCCTCTACCAGTTCCAGATCGAGGCCGAGGTGCTGGCGGATTTCGGACCAGAATCCTGGCTCCTGTACATACCGGTCATCGTGCAATCGGTGCTAATTGCGATCTTCTCGTGGGCCTACGAAAAGCTGGCCACATTCCTGACCAACCTGGAGAACCATCGTACGCGATCGCAGTACGATCGGCATCGGGTCAACAAGCTGATGCTCTTCGAGATCGTCAATAACTTCTTTTCGCAGTTTTACATTGCCTTTGTGCTGCAGGATCTGCGCCAGCTGAAGTACCAGTTGATGATGCAGCTGCTGGTCTTCCAGCTGCTGTGCATCGCCCAGGAGATCGGCATACCGCTGCTGGCGGTGCTGCGCCAAAAGTACGCCGAGTTCCGGCATCGCGAGGTGGCCGAGGAGAAGCTGCGCTCGATCAGCGATCTGCCGCGCTACGAGCAGTCCTTCTACGAGTCCGGCCTGGATGAGTATCATTCCACGTACGAGGATTACCTGCAGGTGTGCATCCAGTTCGGCTACGTGGTTCTCTTCGCCGCCGTTGCCCCGTTTGCCGCCATCGGGGCGCTGCTGAACAACGTCTTTGCCGTGCACATCGACATGTGGAAGCTGTGCAACATCTTCAAGCGGCCGTTTGCGAGGCGGGCCAAGAACATCGGCGCCTGGCAGCTGGCCTTCGAGTTGCTCTCGGTCATGTCGCTGCTCAGCAACTGCGGCCTGCTCTTCCTCCAGCCGAATGTCAA GGACTTCTTCTCGCACTGGCTGCCCTCGGTGCCGGACCTTTCGTTTGTGATCTTCGAACACTTGCTGCTGGGCCTCAAGTTTCTCATCCACAAGGTCATCCACGAGCGACCGCGTTGGGTGCGCATCGGGCTGCTAAAGGCCGACTATGAAACCAGCCAGGCTCTCAAGCAACTCAA AAAATTCAAGGCGGAGGCCAACAAGATGGCCTGA
- the LOC128260895 gene encoding uncharacterized protein LOC128260895: protein MCKELGLCCGLLSLGAFISCFVVLHMLNKIIHIHLDTAMHVSIPLEANDVEVFGSGCQNTLIVNNLDAPHLSWLELFYMRWTVVFTLVYSFAATLLNRAKYLGDFQINLATSNAMILMGSLLSVVLLLATVDLHHREHFMKLWCNDFIIYHLYYIAITTAVSVVFFITHSCQKHLSE, encoded by the exons ATGTGCAAGGAACTGGGTCTCTGTTGTGGTCTCCTATCACTCGGCGCCTTC atctCCTGCTTTGTGGTCCTGCACATGCTGAACAAGatcatccacatccacttgGACACAGCCATGCATGTGAGCATCCCCTTGGAGGCCAATGATGTTGAGGTATTCGGCTCGGGATGCCAAAACACCCTGATCGTGAACAATCTGGATGCACCGCATCTCAGCTGGCTGGAGCTCTTCTACATGCGCTGGACGGTGGTGTTCACGCTGGTCTACTCCTTCGCTGCCACGCTCCTCAATCGGGCCAAATACCTGGGTGACTTTCAGATTAACCTGGCCACTTCCAATGCG ATGATACTGATGGGCTCTCTGCTGTCGGTGGTGCTACTATTGGCCACTGTTGACCTCCATCATCGTGAGCACTTTATGAAGCTGTGGTGCAACGACTTCATCATCTACCATCTGTACTACATCGCAATCACCACCGCAGTGTCGGTGGTTTTCTTCATTACCCACTCCTGCCAGAAGCACCTGAGCGAATAA